Proteins co-encoded in one Natronorubrum daqingense genomic window:
- a CDS encoding CAP domain-containing protein → MGDRHQPSTSGPENASDRAVIRGILRLFGTVVLIGALVVGAATIAPAVIDDIDGIDGFDGPDGVDMGPQPSPSSEPPPAGERDPDTTDPDDPGESTYESNVETIDTETVEDFVHAEVNDRRDDHDVDDLEWDGTVASVARAHSYDMADQEYFDHTNPDGQEPMDRFTDVDDYCRGYGENIALTYIDRPVENTDTGETSEHQTAEQLATGLVDQWMNSTSHREAILEEEGVPEWDRGGVGVYVTDDGEVYASHNFCRQW, encoded by the coding sequence ATGGGAGATCGCCATCAGCCGTCCACTTCGGGTCCCGAAAACGCCAGCGATCGAGCCGTGATCCGAGGGATCTTGCGGCTCTTCGGAACCGTCGTGCTCATCGGCGCACTCGTCGTCGGCGCGGCCACTATCGCACCCGCCGTTATCGATGACATCGACGGAATCGACGGCTTCGACGGACCGGACGGCGTCGATATGGGCCCACAGCCGTCTCCGAGTTCCGAGCCACCCCCCGCTGGTGAGCGTGATCCTGACACGACCGACCCCGACGACCCCGGTGAGTCGACGTACGAATCCAACGTCGAGACCATCGACACCGAGACCGTCGAAGACTTCGTCCACGCGGAGGTCAACGACCGTCGGGACGACCACGACGTCGACGACCTCGAGTGGGACGGAACGGTCGCCTCCGTCGCGCGCGCCCACAGTTACGATATGGCCGACCAGGAGTACTTCGACCACACGAATCCCGACGGACAGGAGCCGATGGACCGCTTTACCGACGTCGACGACTACTGTCGGGGCTACGGCGAGAACATCGCCCTGACGTACATCGATCGACCCGTCGAAAATACGGACACCGGCGAAACCAGCGAGCACCAGACCGCAGAGCAACTCGCCACCGGACTCGTCGATCAGTGGATGAACTCGACGTCTCACCGAGAAGCGATTCTCGAGGAAGAGGGCGTTCCGGAGTGGGATCGCGGTGGCGTCGGCGTTTACGTGACTGACGACGGGGAAGTCTACGCGTCGCACAACTTCTGTCGGCAGTGGTAA
- a CDS encoding lycopene cyclase domain-containing protein — protein sequence MTLDISVLGRYTYLATELFWGAVAAVLLYRANALRKAGGTILALYPIAYLWDRYTLAVGVFDIKLRTGIDIAGIPLEEHLFMVVVPGLVVGFHETIFGTE from the coding sequence ATGACACTCGATATCAGTGTCCTCGGACGGTACACCTATCTCGCGACTGAACTCTTCTGGGGTGCGGTCGCCGCCGTCTTACTGTACCGCGCAAACGCACTCAGAAAGGCAGGGGGTACGATCCTTGCACTGTATCCAATCGCGTATCTCTGGGACCGATACACCCTCGCCGTCGGCGTTTTCGACATCAAACTCCGAACCGGGATCGATATCGCCGGCATCCCACTCGAGGAACACCTGTTCATGGTAGTCGTTCCTGGACTCGTCGTTGGGTTTCACGAGACGATCTTTGGGACCGAGTAA
- the larC gene encoding nickel pincer cofactor biosynthesis protein LarC yields the protein MKTLAFDGRMGASGDMILAALLDAGADPDALEPVTDALEVEYRIGETVKSGISATTVDVYLTDRDETADDGSEDGHSHEHGDGDSHDHSHERDNGHDHEHGDADDHDHSHDHNHSHDHSHSHGHSHAHAEGHGPHRSYLEVREIVEAMGLESAVEADALAIFELLGEAEASVHGESLEEIHFHEVGADDAIADIVGATLLVHDLEIERIVTTPLATGGGTVSMSHGEYPVPTPAVVELAQRAEWSLRGGPVETELLTPTGAAILAHLADGIESLPTLDLEGSGYGAGGYDLDPHPNVLRVLVGDSGARGGLEKDDIAVLETNLDDATPEVLGGLQETLADAGARDVSILPATMKKSRPGHLVKVICKPADRERVARALAEETGTLGVRDAGATHRWIANREFETVELSLEGETYDVTVKVASDEEGTVYDVSAEYDDAATIAAETGEPIREIRRLAEHEVHTEH from the coding sequence ATGAAAACGCTCGCGTTCGACGGGCGCATGGGCGCAAGCGGCGACATGATCCTCGCCGCCTTGCTCGATGCCGGCGCGGACCCCGACGCCTTAGAACCCGTCACCGACGCACTCGAGGTCGAATACCGAATCGGCGAGACCGTCAAATCCGGGATTTCCGCGACGACGGTCGATGTCTACCTGACAGATCGAGACGAAACGGCCGACGACGGTAGTGAAGACGGCCACTCCCACGAACACGGTGACGGGGATAGTCACGACCACTCTCACGAGCGCGACAACGGTCACGATCACGAACACGGTGACGCTGACGATCACGACCATTCCCACGACCACAACCATTCCCACGACCACAGCCATTCCCACGGCCACTCCCACGCACACGCCGAGGGACACGGTCCCCACCGAAGCTATCTCGAGGTCCGCGAGATCGTCGAAGCGATGGGCCTCGAGTCGGCAGTCGAGGCCGACGCGCTCGCGATTTTCGAACTCCTCGGCGAAGCCGAGGCGAGCGTCCACGGGGAGTCGCTCGAGGAGATCCACTTCCACGAAGTCGGGGCCGACGACGCCATCGCGGACATCGTCGGTGCGACCCTCTTGGTGCACGACCTCGAGATCGAACGAATCGTGACCACGCCGCTCGCGACGGGCGGTGGCACCGTGTCGATGAGCCACGGCGAGTATCCAGTCCCGACCCCGGCGGTCGTCGAACTCGCTCAGCGGGCTGAGTGGTCGCTTCGCGGCGGTCCCGTCGAAACCGAACTCCTGACGCCCACCGGCGCGGCGATTTTGGCTCACCTCGCGGACGGCATCGAGTCGCTGCCGACGCTCGACCTCGAGGGCTCCGGTTACGGGGCGGGTGGCTACGACCTCGATCCGCACCCGAACGTCCTTCGCGTGCTCGTCGGGGACAGCGGAGCACGCGGCGGCCTCGAGAAGGACGATATCGCCGTCCTCGAGACGAATCTAGACGACGCGACGCCGGAGGTCCTCGGCGGGTTACAGGAAACACTCGCGGACGCGGGCGCGCGGGACGTTTCGATTCTCCCCGCGACGATGAAGAAGTCCCGCCCCGGCCACCTCGTGAAGGTCATCTGTAAGCCCGCTGATCGGGAGCGTGTCGCTCGAGCGCTGGCCGAAGAGACAGGGACGCTCGGCGTTCGGGATGCCGGGGCTACCCACCGTTGGATCGCGAATCGGGAGTTCGAGACGGTCGAACTCTCGCTCGAGGGAGAGACCTACGACGTGACCGTCAAGGTTGCCAGCGACGAGGAGGGCACGGTGTACGACGTGAGTGCAGAGTACGACGACGCGGCCACGATCGCGGCAGAAACTGGTGAACCGATTCGAGAGATACGACGACTCGCCGAACACGAGGTACACACCGAGCACTAA
- the radB gene encoding DNA repair and recombination protein RadB has translation MNDEAIPTGCDPVDELLGGGFERGTVTQLYGPPAAGKTNLALSAAVDTAAAGGTAVYIDTEGVSVDRFQQLLTASVPDEDVEDVASRIVIEDALDFDEQAEAVRDAEEFAERADLIVLDSATGFYRLERTGDNDGGQALRKVTRQVTHLLSLARKHDLAVVLTNQVFSDPEADRTRGLGGNTLEHWTGVVLRLERFRGGNRRATLEKHRSKAVGESTQFRITDNGLEGGDESSRL, from the coding sequence GTGAACGACGAGGCGATCCCGACCGGCTGTGACCCGGTCGACGAGCTACTCGGTGGGGGATTCGAACGTGGGACCGTCACGCAGTTGTACGGCCCGCCGGCAGCGGGTAAGACGAACCTCGCGCTGTCAGCTGCCGTCGACACGGCCGCCGCCGGTGGGACGGCGGTCTACATCGACACCGAGGGCGTCTCGGTGGATCGATTCCAGCAGCTTCTCACGGCGTCCGTTCCCGACGAAGACGTCGAGGACGTCGCCTCGCGAATCGTCATCGAAGACGCCCTCGACTTCGACGAACAGGCAGAAGCCGTCCGCGACGCAGAAGAGTTCGCCGAACGCGCCGATCTGATCGTCCTCGACAGCGCGACCGGATTCTATCGTCTCGAGCGAACTGGCGATAACGACGGCGGGCAGGCGCTGCGGAAGGTCACTCGGCAGGTGACACACCTCCTCTCGCTCGCCCGAAAGCACGACCTCGCGGTCGTCCTGACGAATCAGGTCTTCAGCGACCCCGAGGCCGACCGAACGCGCGGACTCGGCGGGAACACGCTCGAGCACTGGACCGGCGTTGTCCTCCGCCTCGAGCGCTTTCGCGGCGGCAATCGACGGGCGACGCTCGAGAAACACCGCTCGAAAGCCGTCGGCGAGTCGACGCAGTTTCGAATTACGGACAACGGCCTCGAGGGTGGCGACGAGTCGTCCCGGCTGTGA
- a CDS encoding CBS domain-containing protein, translating into MNIADIATRDFIEVDVGTRMGKVRSTFEDGNPKGIIVTDDGEYEGVISEREILQSHVEDDAKVAALTKPSRNSPAPKVARDEDVRETARVLVESNSKVAPVFEHDDLWGVITDDAILEAVLENLDALTVDDIFTDDPVTLSEDDGVGKAINHLREHGISRLPVLNENGYLSGVVTTHDIADFVIRENHTTTTGDRVGDSQRLLDVPIYDIMNSPVETTTLDATAKAAVEQMLELDYAGLMVTPEDDDRTVIGVITKTDVLRALTFTEEEYMDVQITNISMLDTITRESIVQSIEGVSDKYADMQVMHAHVRFHEHNEKLRGTPLVQCQVRLRTNKGQVAGTGEGYGAENAFRVAVDKLERNVLEIKGITSDEEYRGQLLRKLNEI; encoded by the coding sequence ATGAATATCGCTGATATCGCCACCCGAGATTTCATCGAAGTCGACGTTGGCACACGTATGGGGAAAGTCCGTTCGACCTTCGAGGATGGCAACCCCAAAGGAATTATCGTCACCGACGATGGGGAGTACGAAGGCGTCATCAGCGAACGGGAGATACTCCAATCCCACGTCGAGGACGACGCGAAGGTAGCCGCACTCACCAAACCGAGTCGCAACTCGCCGGCACCGAAGGTCGCTCGAGACGAAGACGTTCGAGAGACCGCCCGCGTGCTCGTCGAGAGCAACTCCAAGGTCGCGCCGGTCTTCGAACACGACGACCTCTGGGGCGTCATCACGGACGACGCGATTCTCGAGGCCGTCCTCGAGAACCTCGACGCGCTTACCGTCGACGATATCTTCACCGACGATCCGGTCACGCTGTCCGAGGACGACGGCGTCGGGAAGGCGATCAACCACCTGCGAGAACACGGCATCTCGCGTCTGCCCGTCCTCAACGAGAACGGGTACCTCTCCGGTGTCGTCACGACCCACGACATCGCCGACTTCGTCATCAGAGAGAATCACACCACGACGACGGGTGATCGCGTCGGTGACTCCCAGCGACTGCTCGACGTTCCCATCTACGACATCATGAACAGCCCCGTCGAGACGACGACGCTCGACGCCACCGCGAAAGCGGCTGTCGAGCAGATGCTCGAACTCGATTACGCGGGGCTTATGGTTACGCCCGAGGACGACGACCGAACCGTCATCGGCGTCATCACCAAGACGGACGTCCTCCGTGCACTCACCTTCACCGAAGAGGAGTACATGGACGTCCAGATCACCAACATTTCGATGCTCGACACCATCACTCGAGAGTCGATCGTCCAGAGCATCGAGGGAGTCTCCGATAAGTACGCGGACATGCAGGTGATGCACGCGCACGTGCGTTTCCACGAACACAACGAGAAGCTCCGTGGCACGCCACTCGTCCAGTGTCAGGTTCGACTCCGGACCAACAAAGGACAGGTCGCCGGCACCGGCGAAGGATACGGGGCCGAGAACGCCTTCCGCGTCGCTGTCGACAAACTCGAGCGAAACGTTCTCGAGATCAAAGGAATCACGAGCGACGAGGAGTACCGCGGCCAACTCCTGCGAAAGCTCAACGAAATCTAG